In Phaseolus vulgaris cultivar G19833 chromosome 3, P. vulgaris v2.0, whole genome shotgun sequence, the sequence gCTAAAAAAACATACAATCAAACCCCaacaaataaaaagttatacaCAGTGAAAATTAGAAAGTTCATAAATATTACGAAAGAAGAAATCTAAActagtaaaaagaaaaaaaaaatcaatatttataaTCCCAGTAACTAACTTTTATGATTATTCTAGATAAACAAAGAATATATCAAGATAAGATCTCACTTATGATATATCATAGGATAAATCTTCAGTATTTTATTAAAGTGAGATAAAAATAAGTCTGTTGTAACCCCTAAAAACATTCTCTCCCTTAAATTAGAGTAACATTTTCTGAGTCCTAAAATTTGACAAACCAAAAAGGAGACAGAGAATATCCTAATCTCATTTTGAATTTGTAAAGCAATCCCCATTAGTCTTACTTAATCAAGTTTAGCACATGATGAAACAATATGATTGGTTTGTAGATATGGGCATTTAAAGAGCTGCACCTTCATGTGCTTCATTCATCTCCCAGCAATGGTGTCTCATATGTGTGTCATTATTTAATTGCTATCTCACTTTTTTTCCTAATATCATATTAGTTCAGTATGGGTTTGTTCTCTGTAACTGGAACATCAacgaaaaaaaatctaaaagtgCAGGTCACTGAACtttgaaataaaagaaatgCACACAATACTTTTCTTATTTCATTTCATGATCTATTATCACATTGAGGAAACTATTATCTCCTATTTTTTAtctcctattttttttatcgttccacttattttttttttttctattaagtAACTTACAAAAGgatttttttcacaaaatttgtgATTATTTATATAGCTATTATGGATATATTATTATTGGATAGAAtaacatttaaattttgattaagAAGAAATCACTTAATATTTACCTATCATTTAGATTTGTTAATTTTCTTCTTATATTTAATGCATCTtgcaccgaaatctttgaaattTGTCGATCTAACCGGTACATTTATAATGATTAAACAAATTGagcaaataatttatttattattgaagaGTTATGGTAAACAAACCAAGTCAtcccaaataaaataaaaaaaatagtatactTTATCACATGCTTTCCTTTATCGTATAAACATACACATATTCCACGGACGAAAAAGGAACAATAAAATTTAGATGCCTTTTTATCATCAAAAAAGAAAACGTGAAACAGCATCATAATTAGAACATTTTGTTCTTAGCTTAATTCAGAACCATTCGATGAATCCGGTCCCCGTGTACTAAACGACAACACACTATGgtttaccaaaaaaaaaacaaaaagaacaaTAGAATACCGTGTATTGGAAATAGACATAAATTATAGCATTTATAATCAATGAATGTTAGACAGAAGGTAAATGTTCTTGTTTTTTTTCCCTAAACTAGCTACCTGAAAGTTAAAACATTAATTACCACTAAGTTATTAAGCTAAACTATGATAATGTTCTTCTCCTATAACTAATTTTACCTTCTCTATATCCATTTCTACGACAAGATGATAAATTTAAGACGATAAATTTAAGACTTGAATATTTACATGTCATAACATTTAACATCCTAaattataaagataaataaaaaatagaattaaatatatttttttccaacaatttttttttctagtttaaattttaaactccATAAATCCttgtattaaaaaaactattagaaTAAATTGTTACTAATATTTGTTTCcaaataacaaataattttttaatatgaattcAACGAAAAATCAGtgtgaaatattttaacattctaATATATATTAGAAGTTTGTTTATCatgtaaaaaaaatgacaaGAACATATTTTAATCGCTTTCTTACTACAAATATCAAATAGGTTTAGAGTTTTAAATAAGGAAGTAAAGGAGAATCTCGATGAATTTTTGTTGACAAATATTTGAACAACGAAGAAGCACAGAAAGCCAACACCAACAAGATAATATAGTAAAAGGAAATCTAattaaagtttttgaaaagaaattgaaatttcATTAGACTTTCTCTATTGGTTCTTCATACAAATgatctattttctttttcaaaattacaAATTTGTGACCATGTTTCTTGTAAATTTATTATTAGCATATAACTTAAGGCCGACGAGACTGAAGTGTTCGCATTAGTTCAAGTCAAGGTTTGATTTTGAATCTATTCTAAATCTCGTTTTAGGAtgttctttttttcttattggTGCTTGGATCCAGCGACTTGTATGATGATGACTTTTTGAAATCATATGTGAGTATGTTTTTACTAATTTTGTGGTCTTGTCTGTTCTGCAGGAACATTTAGGGAGagagaaaaagttttaaaagtatTGTTTGTATAAGGGTTAAATCATCCCTTAAgtgattcattttatttattaattctttttctgataaaaaaaaacttatgtcCATTTTAAAAGGCTTATTATGGTGTAGTCAAGATAAATATATTAGCACATATTATTGATTGTTTTgttgatatattaaataaaattgaaaactgtcaaatttatttctaatttcgcgaaatttagtttaaaactttacaaaagaaatttaatttcttcactcgtttattattaaaaaaaattgtctccGTAGAAACAAAAGAAGACATTAACTTTTGTTggaaataaaactaaaatttaaaatataccttatcaaattaaaaaaaaaatagttgacaAACCCATGCTTATATCGTTGTAGTTGTTTCATTCAAAAGTTTTATCTATTTGGTGTTGTGATGTAAAGCCTGTGAAAGTTTAAGAAAGTTAacttttaagaaatatttactAAGAGAACATGATTTTATCCAGTAGCGACTATGGGAATTACTCATTGCGACAACCTTTTTCAACTTTTGAAACGTGTTCCATGAAAAGTTCTGAAAAGGTTCTGTTGGAAGAAAAAAAGAGCATACATAGCGTACAGTTGGAAAAAATTTatacatacatttttttattacataactTTACGGTCACCGGAAAGTCAAATATGATATCATGAAATCAATAATGTAatgactaaataaaaaaaatattatacaaataATAGTTCAATAGTTTATagtttttgtaattaaaaggTACAAATTATTGCATACCCCATGGAAAATATGGTCATGGTGATGTAAAGATTGTTTTGAAGTTAAAACTTAGGAGAAACTGTTTTTGGCATAATCATTTCATCCGCATTATTTTAATGAACATTTATTTtgtctagaaaaaaaaatctaaaaaacaaCAACTAAAGGTTCACAACATTGGGAGGTTCTGACTTTAGTCAAATTGATTCAGTGGTAGCAGGTCGATATAATTGTTAATTTGATTTCTACATCAACATTAAAATTGCGGGTTAATTTGATCTGAGGGAATAATTATTTAGTGATTTAAATGAACTGAACTTAACTTCATCATGATGTAagtgaaattaatttaaattaaactaCTTTAAATTGTTTGACTTATTATTAAAGTACATCATAGATcctaaattttaaactaaataagTTGTAATCAAGTTTAGTTTAAACATTCATGTTTACAATGTTTACAAGCAATTTAGtcattaaaactaaattaatataCCAGAATTTTTAAAATGCTTCACCCTTTTTATACAACCCACTtgaatatcaattttatttagttcaaataatttttttaacaaccCTAACAACAATACAGTGTTTGTCGGAGTTAGATAATAAACATGAAATATTTCCTTAATTGTGCATAAACAAGTAATTTAATTcaacaaattaataataaaaaagcaAACATCAATATCAAATGTCCAAAGTTATATGCTTCCATAtttgtaataatattaaaaaatattaataattattttaatatcataaAAGATTTAGTTCATACATTTTTAAGACtaacacttaaaaaataatctaaataatCAAATGATAATTCTTAAATTGCATTTGTAAATCGTTGTCTCTGTTATGTTcatacaataattatatatatcgTCTAGTTTTTGTTgtttaaaatagaaaagataTATCATCCTTTATAAATATTCgtatttatattcatattatgtgtacatttaagttatatttagaattgttataaattttatataatccTTTATTTAGTTTATAGTGTGGATTTTTGGGAGTGCTAATAAAAATACTATATAAATTAGTAGCTGACTatactaataaataaaaacaagtaGCACTATAAGATTCATACacttttattaaataatgtgTCTCTGTGAACATACGTATCAGACACTTATTACTAAAgtattcaattcaaaaaatatttgttggattacTGATAAATCTAATACGgttctaatataattttaaaaaaaaatacaataaatttttaaaaactcaaatttattatataaatttttattacgattataaaaaataagaaataaattcttttgaactaatcataaaaaatatttttctactctaaattttttttaaaaatatacttataaatatttattatcaatttatataatttataattatataatatataaattcatgAATTCGTATTGAAGTTATAAGTATTTTAATGTAAATCTCTGCATTTGTATCTGCGCAATATAATTAGCACATCATAATCAGTCttatatttaaagtaaattttaaaaattaataattataataaatgatTTGTGATACTTTCCAAGTTTCTCGTCGACCCAAATAATTATTAGTTGCGTCTTAAAGTTGTAAGAAATTCTCCATTTGTGTCAATTTATTAGCCATTCAACCATCTCttataaattcaattaaaaagttgtttaaaaaatataaaatattattttaattagagtcttttatatataaaatattctaattaaaaaaatttaaaatttatattaatataactattttatttataattgctAACTAACTCTATTAAATATGTCTAAAACATATTCATATGAAAAATAAGTATAGGTAATCATACACCACTAAGTATGATTATTTTCCCAATGGAAGACAAATTTTAAGTGGCCCTCGACCACCTTAGCTGATTTATTTATGCATGCCACAAATAAAGTTGTTAGCCACAGTGCCCAAAActaacctaatttttttaacctcTTTTTAGAGCAAATCCTTCCTAATCCTCCCAAGAATCCAAATGAAGATATCATGCTCCACCTTggataattttttgtattattattcaacatttatatgtatattatgtgaaatgaaattaaaaagatattaaCTTCAAATTAACTAGTATTTTAATGGTATATTCTTATAACATCCCTAATAAATATTACTTAGGAGAgattataaataaaacattaaatataagTAACTTggatgaaaaattatttaaattgaaaaaaatggcTTATATAAACaactttctttaatttataagcaaattttattgaaaatgttgtattttttcatttcttccATTTTATTAAGCTAATAGTAAGGTTTTGCTACTTCATACAtgtcaaatttatttaaaaaataatttttttagttgtaaCATCCCTATTTTTTATCCatgtataataaaataaaagtaaaacaagaaTTATCTACTTAACATATGAATATGTACAACTATCTCATAATTGTATCACATCCTCCGACTCCTCGCtgaggagctctattacctgcaatgTCATATGCTCCCGTGTACAACACGATCATTActgataaagaaacaaacacaaacaaataacaggataagctagctatataaaattttttatataatttcaatttcaaattaataaacataatttatcaagtctcatacaatttcttaaaccatcaagtgtctattaaaatttataatttatttttcacatGTCTGACTTCTATTAACTCACAACACAtaaacacttgactctacttttgAAAGACTCGTGCATTGACTTAGATTTAGAGATCTGCACTTATCCTATTATATCACTATGAAATCCATACATTTATGCGAATAAATAATTTCAACatcatctctctcctagtatgatagtgttaactcatataacaggtcaaactagttatctttcaaacaacttacccatttcatctatatgattccattatcttAGGAGAGTCAGAacatccctagtcaatgcacatcttAAACTAGGGATGACAATGCGAGACGGGTCATGTGAGCCGACCCGCAACCCGCTACCAAAAAGTGCGGAACAAACTCACTAATCTACCTTGCTGACTTACTTAGGCACGCCCCACATAACCAGCAGCCTGCGCGGGCCAACCCCATTCACTTATTATTGTAGtgtgacatttttttattttattttaaaaaaattgaatttaatgtattacaaaaaagaatgttttattttaatcatttaaaggagttagtttttgtttttgattaGCAATAAAAAAAGAACACTTTAGGGGTGATCTAACCCATGTACAAAATCGCACAAAAACGAACAACTCCTCATTCCAAAAGTTTGCCGCTAACTTTCTAATAGAACAAATATTGTTTGACCAGCTTAAATAAATCACTTATGTTTAATCTAATACATACAAACCAGGGAATTCATACACCATTCAAACAAGGAAAAACAAGCAGAAGGACTTTAGAGGTTACCCATGACCAGACCTTTAATTATGCCATGAAGTTAGTATGAAGAGTGACAGtggatttagtttttttaagtaaaatcttatatttaaaatttgttaataaaaagataatataaagaagaaatttcaataggataattaaaaaattagtcatattcattaaaatattttgtagcaaaactttgataagatattcttatacatttacatacatatataggaaaaatatatgcaaaacaaaactttaattatttttaatcaagccttctaacaaccatcatacttgaatttatattttcatcttAATCGAATGAATTGAAATAggaataaaatttttattttttagtagtaggaataattttttttgtaattaatgaaattttaatttttgattttttttcttatgcaGGCTAGCCCGCAGGCCCGTTGGTGACTTCTTATGCAGGATAGGTCAGTGAAATGAGTTTGCACTACTTGCGCGGGACGAGCCAACCCGACTCGCATTTTGAGGGTCAAATGCGGGGCGAGCCTATGCGAGGTGGGCCAGCCTGCATCGCCACCCatatcctaaacaatcttaacacggtattttctttcctaatAATAACATAtcttgattaaaattcatattctgaatctcacaatatccaacatcaaacaatcaaatcatatcgaagtttagaatttccaaaacacacaacaattaatttattaatcatataaatgtctacttaaagagattttcaattaaatatacattaaataaaagtttacataatttataagtaaaaatatacataaataaataaaccaacattttaaaagcaaatataaactttcagtttttttttgtttttgtttttgttttttgagAGTCTAGCTTGAGCAAGATTCAATTAAAAGCACCCAAAATTTCTATTGAAAACTTATAGATAGATGATGGTTCTTTTGAAATAAAACCTGAATAGCTagattttctatttatatgttcttttcatttcattaataaaatattcaagtgtcattttaaatatatcatTTATACTCTAAGACAATTTCTGAGATAatttctagatccttacaatattttgtaaaaattacAAGGATATGTAAATCTTATATTTCCTTAAGAGTTGATAGATTTTATATTCACAATGTTGTGTTGCAGATTCTTTATTATGGTTCACAATACTTTCAAAATTAACTAAAAGAAGTCATTTTCatgtttaataaatttaagttaTGAAAGAGTGTTAATACTTTTCCACTCAGacaaaacctaaaaaaaaatgaacaagtAACAATGTCATTGCACATTAAACACTAAGTctattgaataaaatataaaaacataaggAGTATTCATGCTTTTACAacaaatgacaaaaaaaaagaattttttttattattttgcatTTATGCATTCTGGCataagtattaaataatttctaagaTCTACTTCTTATAAGTCTAACAAAATAATTGCATTCACATCTACTTCACCTTGAATTGTTACTACTTTTTTTTGGAATTACTACTCACTATCAATATCCAATAAATATAAGCAAAGCAAACATGCCCCTATTAATGAGTTTTGTGAAAACATATGCGATATTCTTCTTGTGTGATTTTCTTCACTTTAATCCTCTCGTTTATGTAAAGGAAGTGGCATCTTACCCCTTTAAACATGATCCTTAACCAAACATATTACATGCAAACTATGGCACAAGACTTGTCTTCACCTAAGCATACCCCAAACAACCCATAAGACCTTTCAATCATATCTTCTCTTTATCCGCATCTGTCAGGGCCAAATACTCCACCCTTGGAGTCAACAAATTAGTTTTTCAACTAAATAGATAGATACGTGCAAATTGTGAATATTTATTTCTCCTATTTAATGTTTATTCGtaccttaaataaataaaaaaaagacaaattaccatgtttaaaaatcatattataaaattttagacGAATAGTAAAATGACTTGTATtcttatatatttcaaaaacacATGTGACGTTAATCTTAACATATTTTAGCGAcatgttaaataattttaaagtagtataactttataaatataatatatgcgGCAATATTTTTCAAACCAACAATAGACTTTGCAATATAATTatctattaattttatttaatagataAGAAAATGTTTACGTATTTTacttaataattatagaaatacaaattgatgaaatttaaaggaaaaaaacattattaaactAGGAAAGTTTTATATTTGAACTAGATCCCTGCACGTGTATGCGTAATAAAACATAATTACTGAAAAACATAAAGTTAATTCAAAATCACATACAAATTAATCGGGGCTGGCTGATTACTTGGCTCAATTATTGAGATGAATAGTAGCATCACATGATTCATATTCCACGTTCCCAGCAACAGGTTGGCACGTATATGATAATAGATCTTCTTGTGTCTCCCCTAtgattaaataaatacatttcacatcaatattcaattttaaaagataTGATTAAAAATTGCCAGCGTTCTCATCCACCAACACCATAACAAATTGGGAAAATTCAATTTATGAGataaaattatacaatttgTCTCATAAGAAAAGGCCAATATGAAAATAGTAATCAATAATTGATGTGATGAAAAAGATTAATAAGGCATAAACAAATTATAAGGCCGCTGATAGATTGTCCGCACgtgcttcaattttttttcctttgtttaTAGCCAGTTGAAGAATTGAGAAGGTGAGGACCAGTAGGCTATAAAGATTGAACAAAGTTAACTCAAATTTCGCATTGAGTAGAAGGGGAAAAGCTTTGAATAGGGAAAGGACAGTTCAGTGTGAGTGTTGTGCTATTTTTGTTTCCAAGACCCAATCATGATGGAGGAATCAAATAAACCAATGGATGAAGCTTCAGCACCCAGCTGGTTATCTGATTTGGTAAGATAATTGATTTAGATTTTCCAATCATGAAAAATGCACAAATGGATGGTTACAAATTCTTTAACACACTTTGTGTtgctttcttttgtttttgtttttgtttttggtgACAGGACATGGATGATTACAATTTGTTTCCAGATGAGTGTGCCATGAACTTGAACTTGTTTGATGACCAAGAGTTTCTACCACAAGACATTGTGAATGCCCTTGAAAAACAGACACAGACCCTGCAGCAATCTCTGTCTTCGGAGTGCCCTTCCAAAACTGTGAGCAACTCCTCCACCGATGATGCCAGTTTTGACTTTGAGAGACCAGCCAAGTTACTGAAAACGACAAGCAGTAGTTGCTGTAACTCTGACTCATCCACCATCACCAATAACCTCTCACCGAAACTTTCCCCATCCACATCCTTCTCCTCCTTTCAGTCTCAGATTCTCTCTTTTGACAACTCCAACTCCTCCCCTCCCAACAACACCACCCAGTTTTACGGCTTTGACTTAAACCCAACTCAGAACGAAATGGTGTCAGTGTCAGTGCCCCAACCGACAAAATCACGGTTACCTAATCAAACCCCAAAATGGTCCTCAAAAAATCAGAACTTTGAAACAAAACCCTCATCACATGCTAAGAGATCTCCAGCTCACGCTCAGGATCACATCATGGCCGAGAGAAAACGAAGAGAGAAGCTCAGCCAGAGCTTCATTGCTCTTGCAGCTCTTGTTCCTGGCCTAAAAAAGGTAAATGACTAAATATCACACCGTTATGCTAGCCCTAATCTATTATGATTCATTTTCGTAAATGTTTAGGAAAATGGTAGATTAGGAATCAATAGTAGAAAATCATAATTAGAAATTGTAACAATACACTAGATTATCTGTTTGATCATAGAATTGATTCTAAAATTTACTTAGTTTTAAGCAATTTTAAGTAGCTTTTACAATGGATTACAAATTCTAGACTAAAAATCCAGCTTTATCCTGACACACTTGCCTAAAAGATAAATAACTCATCAAAGCACTGGCTTGGTTACTATACTAACTAAACGTACGTGTCGAAAATATCTTGATCCACCCAGATGGATAAGGCTTCTGTGTTAGGGGACGCTATCAAATATGTCAAAGATCTTAAAGAGCGTTTGGCAGTGCTTGAAGAGCAGAGCAAGAAAACAAGGGGAGAATCGGTGGTGGTCCTGAACAAGCCAGACCTCTCAGGCGATGATGACTCTTCTTCATGTGATGAGAGCATTGATGCTGATAGTGTCAGTGACTCACTGTTTGAACTGGAATCAAGAGTGTCAGGGAAGGAGATGCTGCTTCGGATCCACTGCCGGAAGCAAAAGGGTCTTCTCGTCAAATTACTGGCGGAGATTCAAAGAAATAACCTCTTCGTTATTAATAGCAGTATCTTACCATTCGGTGATTCTATCATTGACATTACCGTAGTTGCTCAGGTAGAAGGACAATCCTTAccttaataataatactatacattatttttattattagctCTTGTCATTTTGTGGCCCCCTTAATTGCTTGAGTAATGCCGGTAAATATGATAAGATTATAGTgtattctttttctcttttcaatGTTGAATCTGTGCCAACTTGAAGTACAATTAGTTTGATTGTAGTTGAATGGTGATGGTTTTGCAGATGGGAGAAAATTACAATTTGACCACGAAGGGACTTGTGAAGAACCTACGCGTGGCGGCACATAAGATTATGTCGTAACATAAACGTGGCTCGAGTATGTGGATGATATATGACAAGGATTGAAACTCTGAATCACAATTAGTGCACCAACCATGAAATAAATAATCCTGAAATGGAAGACTTTCTGTTCAAGTGTGATATCTACTCCACCTAGCTTGCAGTGTTCCTGTGTTCCCCGAAATGCAGTTTGATCGATCCATTTTTCGAGTTGTGCTTTTTGGTTTCTCAGGCCTTCAGTGTGTGCCTGCTtgacaagaaaagaaaaaagagtaaattgaataattttgtgGAGATATGAGGAATGAATTCAATCTGACACGGCTTTGAGCTTAATTAGAGATAAGAAGTTGGATTAGTGATGACTTATGACATTGACAGCTTTTGAGTTTAATGtacaatttgttctttttaatctttaatcATGCTTGAAAGATGCAAAactctcacttttttttttaagccTTTGTTTGTTTCAATAGAAGTTGAGTAGAGGAACCAACACTTATGCCTGCTATATGTTTATACAATGGACAATGATATCAATAATCGTGAAAATTTTACATTCCTCTCTTCCaaccatttttattaatttggtttatatattaattaaataactcAATTCAGTATTTTATCATGCTTGATGATACGAATATACTCCTGATAATCCCAACCGGTAACGACAGATGTTGTGAAggagaaaaagaataaaaaaaaaatcaaatttatatcaATAAAGATGGATTTTGTTataactgataaaaaaa encodes:
- the LOC137808185 gene encoding transcription factor bHLH18-like; this encodes MMEESNKPMDEASAPSWLSDLDMDDYNLFPDECAMNLNLFDDQEFLPQDIVNALEKQTQTLQQSLSSECPSKTVSNSSTDDASFDFERPAKLLKTTSSSCCNSDSSTITNNLSPKLSPSTSFSSFQSQILSFDNSNSSPPNNTTQFYGFDLNPTQNEMVSVSVPQPTKSRLPNQTPKWSSKNQNFETKPSSHAKRSPAHAQDHIMAERKRREKLSQSFIALAALVPGLKKMDKASVLGDAIKYVKDLKERLAVLEEQSKKTRGESVVVLNKPDLSGDDDSSSCDESIDADSVSDSLFELESRVSGKEMLLRIHCRKQKGLLVKLLAEIQRNNLFVINSSILPFGDSIIDITVVAQMGENYNLTTKGLVKNLRVAAHKIMS